CCAGGAAGCGGCGCTTCTCCAGGATGCTGGATCCCGCGGGATAGGGGATGCCGCTATGGATGATGCAGAGGGGTTCGCCCTCGGTATGGGTATAGACGACGTCGAAGACATCCTGCTGGCGCATGACATTGGGCTCCTTGGTTCGACAGGTCTCAGCGGCGCTCGGACAGGACGTCGAGGCCGATGGTGAGATCGAGGACGATGATGGTGACGGCCGCGACGAGGATCGTGATCGACGACACCGCGGCAATGGTCGGGTCGATCGTGTACTGGACGTAGTTGAACAGCTTGACCGGGATGGTCGTCAGCTCGGCGGTCGTGTTGAAGATGCTGAGCTCGACATTGATCCAGGACGAGATGAACGCGAAGATCGCGCCGCTGGCGATGCCGCTGCGGATCTGCGGCAGCGTGACCAGGAAGAAGGTCGTCAGCGGACCGGCCCCCAGATCGGCGGAGGCCTCCTCGAGGCTTCGCTGGTCGTCGGTGAGCTGGGGCAGCACGGCGCGCAGCACGAAGGGCATGATGATGACGACATGGCCGACCAGCAGCGCGTTGAAGCTGCGGGTGAGCCCGATCGCCGAGCCGTATTGCAGCAGGGCGGCGCCGAGCACCACATGCGGCAGGATCAGCGGCGACATCAGCGTCGCGGAGAGCAGGCGGCTGCCGGGAAAGGCATGACGCGCGATCGCCAGCGCCGCGGGCACCGCCAGCAGGATTGCGATGATGGTGGCCGCGGCGGCCAGGACGGTGCTGGTCGCGAAAGCCGCGACATAGGAGGGATCGCCGAGCATCTTGCCGTACCAGGCGAGCGTCACGCCTTGGGGCGGAAAGGCGAGAAAGCTGGTCGTCGTGAGCGACGACCCGACGATGACGGCCAGCGGCAGCACCAGATAGGCCAGCGCGGCATAAGAGACGAGGCGGATCGCGACGGTGATCATCTCGATCCTCCCTTCGGTTCGCCGATGCGGCCGGCGAGCGCCACGAGGATCAGCGTCAGCACCAGCATGGTGATGCTGAGCGCCCCGCCATAGTGAAAATCGAAGACCGAGCTGTATTGCTGGAAGATCAGCATCGAGAACACGGTGATGCGCCCGCCGCTGAGCAAGGCGGGTGTGACATAGGCGCTGACCGCCAGCATGAAGACCATGATGCCGCCGGCCATCAGCCCGGGCAGGCTCAAGGGAAAGGTGATGGTCCAGAACGTGGCGGCGGGCGTCGCGCCGAGATCGGCCGAGGCCTGTTCCAGCGACGGATCGACCTTGGCGAGCGCATTGCCGACCGCCAGCACGACGAAGGGCAGGAGAATGTAGACGAGCCCGATCAGAATGCCTGTTTCGGTGCCGATGAAGCGCATCGGCCGTTCGATCAGGCCACTCGCCACCAGGCCGTCATTGATCAGGCCATTGCGCCCGAGCAGCACCATCCAGCCGAACGAGCGGACGATATTGCTGGTGAACAGCGGCACGATCAGCAGGATCACGCAGGCGCGGCGCCAGAGCGGCCATTTGACCACCCGCACGAGATACCAGGCGAGCGGATAGCCGATCAGCACGCAGGCGATGGTGGTCAGCGCGCCGATCCGGAAGGTCACCCACAGCACATCCCAGTGATAGCGGTCGAGCAGGATGCGGACATAGTTCGCGGCGGTGAGTTCGCCGGCCGGATTGGTCAGGCTGGCAATGGCGACGACCGCCATCGGCGCCAGGAAGAAGGCGACGAAGAACAGCGCCGGCAGTCCGGTCAAAAGGGCGATGGTGCGCACGGAGGCCGTCATCGCCGTCAGCCCGTGATCAGGTGCAGGTCGTCGGGGCGAAAGCCCGCGAAGACATGCGCGCCCTCGACGACATGGGCGGGAACCGAGCCGCTCAGGCGGCAGGTCAACGGCACATCGCCGCTCCTGAGCGTGACCAGGACGTGGCTGCCGATATGGATGACGTCCTCGACGACGGCCGGGACGGTGGAAAGCCCGTGACCCGCCGCCTCCTTCAGGAGGACGATGGCCTCGGGCCGCAGCACCGCGACCGGCTCGGTGCCGGCGGCCGGGGTTTGGCCCGCAAGCGTGATCGCTCCGAGCGCGAGTTCGACGCGGCCGTCGGCCATGAGCTTGCCCGGCAAGAGATTGGCATCGCCGATGAAGTCGGCGACGAAGCGGGTCCGGGGCGCCCGGTAGATGTCCTGCCCGCGGCCGATCTGCTCGACCCGGCCGCCATTCATGACGACGACCCGGTCGGCCATGGTCAGAGCCTCCTCCTGGTCATGGGTCACGAAGACGAAGGCGATGCCGAGTTTCTCCTGCAGGTGTTTGAGCTCGATCTGCACGCGCTTGCGCAGCTTGAGGTCGAGCGCGCTCAGCGGTTCGTCGAGCAGCAGCAGCTTGGGTTTGTTGACGATGGCGCGGGCAAGCGCCACACGCTGCTGCTGGCCGCCGGAGAGCTGGCGGGGATAGCGGTCGCCGAAACCCGTCAATCCGACCAGCGCCAGCGCATCAGCGGCCAGGCCGCCCGCCTCGGCGCGCGGCGTGCCCTGGCGACGCGGGCCATAAGCGACGTTCTCGGTCACGCTCATGTGCGGGAACAGCGCGTAGTTCTGGAACACGGTATTGAGGGGGCGCCGATAGGGCGGCAGGCCGGTGACGTCGTCGCCGGCGATGCGGATGGCGCCGGCCTCGGGCGTCAGGAAGCCGGCGATGCACCGCAGCAGCGTGGTCTTGCCGCAGCCCGAGGGCCCGAGCAAGGCGATGAATTCGCCTTGCGCGACCTCGAGCGCGATGTCCGTCAGGGCCGGCTGCGAGCCGAACCTCTTCGACAGGCCACTGATCTCAAGCAGGGGCGCGTTCATGGCGGATCCAATCCGGAGAGGCGGCACTTACCGGCGCGCGATTTCGCGATTCCACAGGTCGACGATCCTGGCGCGCTCGGCGTTGATCGTCGTCCAGTCGAACAGCTGCAGGTCCTTCACCGAGCCTCTCTCGCCCCAGGGCAGCTTGCGTGCCGTTTCCGGCTTGACCGCGACATCCCTGACCGAGGGACCGAGATAGAGCTTGTCGGCAAGCCCGGCGGAGGCCTGGACCGTCAGTGCATGGTCGATGAATTTCTGCGCGGCATCGCGTTTCGGCGTGCCCTTGACCAGGTGGAGCCGGGCATCGGTCGCCCAGACGCCCTCTTTCGGCACGACGAAACCGATCGGCAGGCCCTTGTCCGCGAGATCCCAGGCGCCGACATTAAAATGCGCGCCAATGATCGCTTCGCCGCTCTGATAGGCATTGGTGGCGGCGCCCGAGGAGTCGAAAAACAGCGCGGCCTTGAGCTCCCGGATCTTCTTGAACGTCGCCGTCAGGTCGCCCGCCGGCGCCCCCCAGATCTTCGACAGGAACAACAGGAAGGGCACGCCGGATGAGTTCGACGGCGACGGGATCGTCACCGCGTCTTCGAATTCCTTGTTCCAGAGATCGTTCCAGGAGGTTGGCGTCTGCCGCACCTTCTGGGTGTTGTAGGTGAGGCCGAGCGAATAATAGCCGGTGCCGACGGCGTGGATATTGGCGCCGGATTTGTAGACCGCCTCGGGCGCGACATTGGCGAGGTTGCGGATGGCGCCGGGGTCGAGGCTGTCGGTGACGTCGGCGGCCAGCGCCAGTTCGCTGATCCCGCCGTCCATCCAGGCGACGTCGATGGTCGGGGCGGCCTTCTGCTGCTGCAGCTTGGCGAGCGTCACGGTCGACGTGCCGATCT
This portion of the Phreatobacter stygius genome encodes:
- a CDS encoding ABC transporter permease; its protein translation is MITVAIRLVSYAALAYLVLPLAVIVGSSLTTTSFLAFPPQGVTLAWYGKMLGDPSYVAAFATSTVLAAAATIIAILLAVPAALAIARHAFPGSRLLSATLMSPLILPHVVLGAALLQYGSAIGLTRSFNALLVGHVVIIMPFVLRAVLPQLTDDQRSLEEASADLGAGPLTTFFLVTLPQIRSGIASGAIFAFISSWINVELSIFNTTAELTTIPVKLFNYVQYTIDPTIAAVSSITILVAAVTIIVLDLTIGLDVLSERR
- a CDS encoding ABC transporter permease, giving the protein MRTIALLTGLPALFFVAFFLAPMAVVAIASLTNPAGELTAANYVRILLDRYHWDVLWVTFRIGALTTIACVLIGYPLAWYLVRVVKWPLWRRACVILLIVPLFTSNIVRSFGWMVLLGRNGLINDGLVASGLIERPMRFIGTETGILIGLVYILLPFVVLAVGNALAKVDPSLEQASADLGATPAATFWTITFPLSLPGLMAGGIMVFMLAVSAYVTPALLSGGRITVFSMLIFQQYSSVFDFHYGGALSITMLVLTLILVALAGRIGEPKGGSR
- a CDS encoding ABC transporter ATP-binding protein, yielding MNAPLLEISGLSKRFGSQPALTDIALEVAQGEFIALLGPSGCGKTTLLRCIAGFLTPEAGAIRIAGDDVTGLPPYRRPLNTVFQNYALFPHMSVTENVAYGPRRQGTPRAEAGGLAADALALVGLTGFGDRYPRQLSGGQQQRVALARAIVNKPKLLLLDEPLSALDLKLRKRVQIELKHLQEKLGIAFVFVTHDQEEALTMADRVVVMNGGRVEQIGRGQDIYRAPRTRFVADFIGDANLLPGKLMADGRVELALGAITLAGQTPAAGTEPVAVLRPEAIVLLKEAAGHGLSTVPAVVEDVIHIGSHVLVTLRSGDVPLTCRLSGSVPAHVVEGAHVFAGFRPDDLHLITG
- a CDS encoding ABC transporter substrate-binding protein translates to MTLSRRLVLQGLAASTLAAPALAQQPASITVAWYGGNWGDAFRTCVAEPFTKATGIAVNAEIGTSTVTLAKLQQQKAAPTIDVAWMDGGISELALAADVTDSLDPGAIRNLANVAPEAVYKSGANIHAVGTGYYSLGLTYNTQKVRQTPTSWNDLWNKEFEDAVTIPSPSNSSGVPFLLFLSKIWGAPAGDLTATFKKIRELKAALFFDSSGAATNAYQSGEAIIGAHFNVGAWDLADKGLPIGFVVPKEGVWATDARLHLVKGTPKRDAAQKFIDHALTVQASAGLADKLYLGPSVRDVAVKPETARKLPWGERGSVKDLQLFDWTTINAERARIVDLWNREIARR